One window of Corynebacterium sp. P3-F1 genomic DNA carries:
- a CDS encoding amino acid adenylation domain-containing protein: MSAFPAPRPHGRRVKQRYATVDAMICAAVQECGVDSPRLAVTGPAGAITWPELARGARRVAGSISSRGLGRGDRIAVLARRDTRLPVMVAGILHSGAVYCPLEVDSPTERLRWQLEDLQPELVMLLGVEQSAEQELRRVVAEACAAEVWIGGAECDRENIDGSGGSLQVSGALLEVNTDICPEDPCYITFTSGSTGRPKAVVNTHRGVACHLEWSARIVGPGEELRVLQKAPAVFDVGIAEILNPLANGGTVVMPDSQWWMGDIDGFLDLLVDYQVSVLSMVPSMLGTLLDVMDDMGEPLERLAGLKHLLLGGEAVPSALAERCLRQIGCRVHGLYGPTEAAMDVLWVEYTEELLAELAGSSAGDGRQPSLLGLPQDNVSCYLRAEDGKEVTDPGQVGELCIAGVQVATGYWRRPELTAQSFVPSWYPQVDGGRMYCTGDLARWNQVGLLEFVGRVGDQVKIRGNRVELGEVDAALRRVPGVRQAASRVVGEDSPVLVGYVVWDQEAVVLPPTEVAAVLRESVPEYMVPSRVVALQALPLSSNGKLDRRALPDPN, translated from the coding sequence ATGAGTGCATTTCCAGCACCGCGGCCTCATGGCCGCCGAGTGAAGCAGCGCTATGCCACGGTGGATGCGATGATTTGTGCGGCAGTCCAGGAGTGTGGGGTAGATAGCCCACGGCTAGCGGTTACGGGGCCTGCTGGGGCCATTACTTGGCCAGAACTGGCTAGAGGTGCCAGGCGAGTGGCCGGCAGTATTAGCAGCCGCGGGCTGGGTAGAGGGGACCGGATCGCGGTACTGGCGCGCCGGGATACTCGGCTACCGGTAATGGTGGCAGGGATTCTTCACTCGGGCGCAGTCTATTGTCCATTGGAGGTGGATTCTCCAACAGAGCGTTTGCGTTGGCAGCTGGAAGATCTTCAGCCGGAGCTGGTGATGTTGCTCGGTGTGGAGCAGTCTGCGGAACAGGAGCTGCGCCGAGTCGTCGCCGAAGCTTGCGCCGCTGAAGTGTGGATTGGTGGCGCAGAGTGTGACCGCGAAAATATAGATGGATCGGGTGGCTCGCTGCAGGTGAGCGGTGCGCTGTTGGAGGTGAACACGGACATTTGCCCGGAGGATCCCTGTTACATCACGTTCACCTCAGGTTCGACCGGGCGGCCGAAGGCGGTGGTGAATACTCACCGTGGCGTAGCCTGCCATTTGGAATGGAGCGCCCGGATCGTGGGGCCTGGCGAGGAACTTCGTGTGCTGCAGAAGGCGCCGGCGGTGTTTGATGTGGGTATCGCGGAGATCCTGAACCCCCTGGCTAATGGTGGAACGGTGGTGATGCCCGATTCACAGTGGTGGATGGGGGATATCGATGGCTTTTTGGATTTGCTGGTGGATTACCAGGTCAGTGTGCTGTCGATGGTGCCGAGTATGCTCGGCACGCTGTTGGATGTCATGGACGACATGGGTGAGCCTCTGGAAAGGTTGGCTGGGCTCAAGCATCTGCTGCTAGGTGGCGAGGCTGTGCCCAGTGCGCTGGCAGAACGGTGCCTGCGACAGATCGGTTGCCGGGTGCATGGACTTTATGGGCCCACGGAGGCCGCGATGGATGTGCTGTGGGTTGAATATACCGAGGAATTGCTGGCTGAGCTGGCGGGATCCAGCGCGGGGGATGGTCGGCAACCGTCGCTGTTGGGTCTGCCTCAAGACAATGTGAGCTGTTATCTGCGCGCTGAGGATGGGAAAGAGGTTACCGATCCTGGCCAGGTGGGTGAGCTCTGCATTGCCGGGGTGCAGGTGGCTACTGGCTATTGGCGCCGCCCGGAGCTAACGGCACAATCTTTTGTGCCCAGTTGGTACCCACAGGTTGATGGCGGCCGAATGTACTGCACCGGAGATCTAGCACGATGGAACCAGGTGGGGTTGCTGGAATTCGTAGGTCGGGTGGGTGACCAGGTGAAGATCCGGGGCAACCGAGTGGAGTTGGGAGAGGTAGATGCGGCGCTGCGACGGGTTCCTGGTGTGCGGCAGGCGGCCAGTCGTGTCGTTGGCGAGGATTCACCAGTGCTGGTGGGCTATGTGGTGTGGGATCAGGAAGCAGTGGTACTACCGCCTACGGAGGTGGCTGCTGTGCTGCGCGAATCAGTACCGGAGTACATGGTTCCCAGCCGTGTAGTGGCTCTGCAGGCATTGCCGCTGAGCAGTAATGGGAAGCTGGATCGTCGTGCCCTCCCCGATCCAAATTAA
- a CDS encoding ABC transporter substrate-binding protein yields the protein MKNSNVVRALSIAVLSTTLVLGACSSDADDKAENTSSGANSAANSGDNASEVNIKHAWGEDTYPVNPERVVAIGPAIDNLLAMGIKPSAVVVSAKDMNAPWRDGKLDGVEIIKQTDFKTLPKEEIAAAAPDFIVGDYWTISEDNYAQLSEIAPTLGGIGTEGEGISWKSQLKELGKIFNKEDKAQEVIDQDEKVFSDAKSELPNIEGKTGVVSQFAQGSFGAVADPKDPGASFIYDLGMKFPESLTDGSIEVQQGRVTLSPENVSALAADFMVIYNRTGDIAEVEKIPGYSDLPQVKSGATLAGNEAVVAGLNTPTALSRAWVLEQVKPTLKEIS from the coding sequence ATGAAGAACTCAAACGTTGTCCGTGCGCTCAGCATCGCCGTGCTCTCCACTACCCTGGTGTTGGGAGCCTGCAGCTCCGATGCAGATGACAAGGCGGAAAATACTTCCTCAGGCGCAAACTCCGCAGCGAATTCCGGCGATAATGCCTCCGAAGTCAACATCAAGCACGCCTGGGGGGAAGACACATACCCCGTAAACCCCGAGCGCGTCGTTGCCATTGGTCCAGCCATCGACAACCTGCTGGCTATGGGCATCAAGCCCTCCGCCGTGGTGGTGTCTGCTAAGGACATGAATGCCCCGTGGCGCGACGGCAAGTTGGATGGCGTGGAGATTATCAAGCAGACCGATTTCAAGACTCTGCCGAAGGAAGAGATCGCCGCCGCTGCTCCGGATTTCATCGTCGGGGACTACTGGACGATCTCCGAGGATAACTACGCACAGCTCTCCGAGATCGCGCCCACTCTGGGTGGTATTGGCACCGAGGGTGAGGGGATCAGCTGGAAGTCGCAGTTGAAGGAGCTCGGCAAGATCTTCAACAAGGAAGATAAAGCTCAAGAAGTCATCGACCAGGATGAGAAAGTCTTCTCCGATGCGAAGTCCGAGCTGCCGAATATCGAGGGTAAGACCGGTGTGGTCTCCCAGTTCGCTCAGGGATCCTTTGGAGCTGTGGCCGACCCGAAGGATCCAGGAGCCTCCTTTATCTACGACCTGGGTATGAAGTTCCCGGAATCTCTGACCGACGGCTCAATCGAGGTACAGCAGGGGCGCGTGACTCTGTCGCCAGAAAACGTCTCCGCCCTGGCTGCGGACTTCATGGTGATCTATAACCGCACCGGTGACATCGCGGAGGTGGAGAAGATCCCGGGCTACTCAGACCTGCCGCAGGTCAAGTCCGGCGCCACCCTGGCGGGTAACGAGGCTGTGGTTGCTGGCCTGAACACGCCGACCGCCCTGTCCCGTGCATGGGTATTGGAGCAGGTCAAGCCTACCTTGAAAGAGATCTCTTAG
- a CDS encoding condensation domain-containing protein, whose product MGIGAGQAYLERDLLVSFSPAPLANVSPGVAAWGVFLCPFLFSHSPPRCRPPTHKELDLSSTLPLTSAQYGVWNAQKLNPESPYYVVGEVLHLGPGHIELETLQHSIAQLQQEAETLRVRVTTDGLTPQQSVVQEGPGVDRVIDVRHAADPQRSAEAWVDALRAECAETMRTMVDQPLCRYVIILLDVTETWVVQLYHHLIVDGFSASLLTRRLSQIYTARVAGKQARPFRAASLSELVALDQEYRESAEHIRDKQYWTSVLAQLPEVAERATMNTATKAEGTGQTTITTTMRLGPEIMEKATKAATDEQITWVELMIALYGAFVHRLLAPRSTSEQFLAVPVMARSHTRELRTPAMAVNVLPLRVNVDNQQTVQEYLHHAVESLHGLLAHQRLRGESLPQITGDSRVADVLHGVGVNAKAFTTRADFAGVPGRLRNVAGGPPEDLGLVLTPAEDGGLDMAFETDPARVSAEHARARLEALREFTCQALEDTSRKIGELPLHSQRRRVEMLEQRRAQGVEVAENSRSQDALSTALSTLRNHTQAHLVVHTADGWDTEPGTEMLDREILGAAVLNSKDLHAAVHRLASYFRREVLGSDRWRQAEQVTEQDRARPVLALEMERGRELALAVLAAFAAGVPFVYIDPTSPAQRREQIHANAEPVASVDAAAIRYALALGSTTSEENAVERSAESAACPDPEQLAYLIYTSGSTGKPKGVEVPRRAISSLFAQHRSGLYDRPHAVVAHTASFSFDAAFDQLLWLLAGHDVHLYPEQATGDADKLVEHFATQQINVVDTTPSMMKALLAAQLLEKVPSLQLVVLGGEELPAELWDHLAATGLEVVNAYGPTESTVDALLARVEPGVAHLGRPVAGMRAYLVDNALQLVGDQEVGELVLAGPQLALGYRGLPEATDAAFKEDVRIDPRRAPERIYRTGDRARWIPGRGYQFLGRADEQVEINGQRVELAEVEAVLASVNGVRHCAVAPLNRSGQATVLVAAVVGDWPMDASDLTAIRHQLQAALPAAAIPRRIHPVRALPTTTSGKIDREAIAGYGLQPPTAGAKEDTAAPEATEPVEVSSAGNATTSGKNDPLAPLDPAHLLLHRTVCDVLHLPPQQTDPDQDFISLGGESIAALHVASRARQQGLLLQPKDLMGGIALAQIPLDFRPPQNPQAPQVSQAARPTFLSSGEDLGKGGNSRSNNGDNQWLDWGVLPWSPVARTQIAAAPTVHAMRRHVMYRWLDMPPGCGQADVLRAVEVLQRRHASLRMLLDWDNVVQLIPRVPLANAEEIVVELAPDGPDPVEQLAAGIAPDGGVMWQVGLCREGALVMVHHLAIDALSWPNLQREWNAVLIDANVKLPALTGLLRAHGMQRAVEHQAVQNVPPGSAELSVLPELPEKLLCPRGQATMMWRNIAMPDAAAMSSELAQRFRTDRQVVVVSLLAQALQAVGLTELQLVVEGHGRDGGTGATRSGDYGSTGSAVDCMELIGWFTTEERWAFSARADGASVHSSANSPRFMAAWVRAGREAESQAQPWDPASCPPNRRVVINVLDAQPEESFGVLESDDRRMTEALTINVFLTSDGADVEYVADLAALRDASPTVLEKLHEQLQRAARDLLVADRLVLRQALPSDYRAFDTQPTNPRLGHSSTNQPTPTLSVAHLRSLEAAHGPLEDIVPATASQQGLLFHGLAGTDRYVIAAAVDLTGVASPELIHQSMRAILRRHAALRAVFDCSDLPLMLIPERLDLPWTIHDCRDFSPAAAHAFVEQLRELRGHRAVDLESGPLVTADLVLLPESNRLETNRPATLVLGSHHILTDGWSTAVMLQDLQRLLSGEDLDPAPSFAEFARSLCQRSVEQLEREHRAWQQIFTGTDQPHEASRTGEHGGVIAGLRPVASSKKSTTEAPEVPHVLHRDTDGRVATAAASLGTTPSVLVQTAWLLTLAAMHGGRRVTTGVTLSGRSAEQPRMASAVGMFITTLPLHVQLEPGHTLRHTVRQVADTMALISENQTTPLQEIETLVGSAPLFDTAVVYDHHAHFGAPSGPHTVETSESCLRIQGLRTSGRTHYPLTVVCPPGDVLEITLVHRPDVVERILPDAAARWFGTFLNALCDAATGRDLRLVELLPERGEFEEPADGQIEVDGHSEVEEADTCNTGNRELSEDNPVCAQVQAAMESLLGNPIGPEENFFTSGGDSLLAMRLMGVLRKQGMQLKIQDIVDAGTPAAIAERLGQGTGGAMKAKQPPKPQQSQRLQTAEHSQRRPVWCLHPIGGHGLAFAPLASLLADTEFDTRLIELPSPLPQVGTLAELAELYTEQILAEQQEGPFTLVGYSFGGVVAENIAAALQRRGYEVRFLGILDAYPSGSSPSSGTHSWPPGTPDGRTAFGDYDVRAIARADGMSHELGTVGVDIESNIRFCMQMLHTAAPTSYEGRVELVVATQNNSDVAHGQWDPAAAWRRRPGAYPVRVSELELTHAQLVKADGWKNVFQQWAPRLLNKSSADRPAPEATGIDPAHAAPPHADPAH is encoded by the coding sequence ATGGGTATTGGAGCAGGTCAAGCCTACCTTGAAAGAGATCTCTTAGTCTCTTTTTCTCCAGCACCCCTCGCGAATGTGTCGCCCGGTGTGGCAGCGTGGGGTGTTTTCTTATGCCCTTTCTTGTTCTCTCACTCGCCTCCCCGCTGCCGCCCGCCGACTCACAAGGAACTTGACTTGTCTTCTACGCTGCCGTTAACGAGCGCTCAATACGGTGTCTGGAACGCCCAAAAACTCAACCCCGAATCGCCCTACTACGTGGTTGGTGAGGTACTGCACCTGGGGCCAGGGCACATCGAGCTGGAAACTCTGCAGCACTCCATCGCACAGCTGCAACAGGAAGCTGAGACATTGCGCGTGCGCGTCACGACGGATGGCCTTACCCCGCAACAATCCGTGGTACAGGAAGGCCCCGGGGTCGACCGCGTGATCGACGTGCGGCACGCCGCGGATCCCCAGCGCAGCGCGGAAGCCTGGGTAGATGCGCTACGCGCCGAATGTGCCGAGACGATGCGCACCATGGTGGATCAACCGTTGTGTCGTTATGTCATTATTCTTCTCGACGTCACCGAGACCTGGGTTGTCCAGCTTTATCATCACCTTATTGTCGATGGCTTCTCGGCTTCCCTGCTCACGCGTCGCCTTAGTCAGATTTATACCGCTCGCGTGGCAGGAAAGCAGGCTCGTCCATTCCGGGCAGCTTCGCTGTCCGAACTGGTGGCGCTGGATCAGGAGTACCGCGAATCCGCGGAGCATATCCGGGATAAACAGTATTGGACGTCCGTACTCGCACAGCTTCCGGAAGTTGCTGAGCGCGCCACGATGAATACGGCCACAAAGGCAGAAGGCACAGGGCAAACCACAATCACCACCACCATGCGCCTGGGGCCGGAGATCATGGAGAAGGCCACGAAAGCCGCTACTGATGAGCAGATTACGTGGGTAGAGCTCATGATCGCACTGTACGGGGCGTTTGTTCACCGTCTGTTGGCTCCACGCTCGACCAGCGAACAATTCCTGGCTGTGCCCGTGATGGCACGCTCGCATACGCGAGAGCTCCGCACGCCTGCAATGGCCGTCAATGTGCTGCCACTGCGAGTCAACGTCGACAATCAACAAACGGTGCAGGAGTATCTACACCATGCGGTGGAGTCGCTGCATGGTCTACTGGCCCACCAGCGACTGCGTGGAGAGAGCCTACCGCAGATCACGGGGGACTCCCGGGTGGCTGACGTGCTACACGGAGTGGGAGTGAATGCTAAGGCCTTCACCACCCGGGCGGATTTCGCGGGGGTTCCGGGGCGGTTGCGCAATGTGGCGGGTGGGCCGCCGGAGGATTTGGGATTGGTGCTCACCCCGGCCGAGGATGGCGGACTGGACATGGCTTTTGAGACGGATCCGGCCCGCGTGAGTGCCGAGCATGCGCGGGCTCGGTTGGAGGCACTGCGGGAGTTCACGTGTCAGGCGCTTGAAGACACATCCCGAAAGATCGGGGAGCTGCCACTGCATAGCCAGAGACGGCGCGTGGAAATGTTAGAGCAGCGGCGCGCCCAAGGTGTCGAAGTGGCCGAAAATAGCCGATCGCAGGACGCTCTGAGCACCGCTTTGTCCACGCTGCGAAACCACACACAGGCACATCTGGTGGTTCACACTGCCGATGGCTGGGATACCGAGCCCGGAACTGAGATGTTGGATCGCGAGATACTGGGCGCTGCAGTGCTGAACAGCAAGGATCTCCACGCTGCAGTACATCGCCTGGCTAGTTACTTTCGCCGTGAGGTTCTGGGAAGCGACAGGTGGCGCCAGGCGGAACAAGTCACCGAGCAAGATAGGGCGCGACCAGTGCTCGCTCTCGAGATGGAGCGGGGGCGCGAATTGGCCCTTGCTGTGCTAGCCGCTTTCGCCGCGGGTGTGCCCTTCGTCTATATCGATCCCACCAGTCCTGCCCAGCGCCGTGAGCAAATCCATGCGAACGCTGAACCGGTAGCTAGTGTGGATGCGGCGGCCATCCGCTACGCCCTAGCCTTGGGCAGTACCACCTCGGAGGAGAACGCCGTAGAACGGTCCGCGGAATCGGCAGCCTGTCCAGACCCGGAGCAATTGGCCTACCTGATCTATACTTCTGGATCCACCGGCAAGCCCAAGGGCGTGGAGGTTCCCCGCCGTGCCATTAGCTCTCTGTTTGCCCAACACCGCAGCGGATTGTACGACAGGCCGCACGCGGTGGTGGCGCATACGGCGTCTTTCAGTTTCGATGCAGCATTCGACCAGTTGCTGTGGCTGCTGGCGGGCCACGACGTGCACCTCTACCCAGAACAGGCCACTGGGGATGCAGACAAGCTGGTGGAACACTTCGCTACACAGCAGATCAATGTGGTGGATACGACTCCCTCCATGATGAAGGCGTTGTTGGCCGCGCAGTTATTGGAGAAAGTACCGAGCCTGCAGTTAGTGGTTTTGGGTGGCGAAGAGCTGCCCGCTGAGCTGTGGGATCACCTGGCGGCCACCGGCCTGGAGGTCGTCAATGCCTATGGCCCCACCGAAAGCACTGTAGATGCCCTTTTGGCCCGAGTGGAGCCGGGCGTGGCACACCTGGGGCGGCCCGTTGCCGGTATGCGTGCCTACCTGGTGGATAACGCCCTGCAGCTGGTAGGAGACCAAGAAGTAGGCGAACTGGTTCTAGCCGGTCCACAGCTGGCACTCGGCTACCGTGGCCTTCCGGAGGCCACCGATGCGGCGTTCAAGGAGGACGTTCGCATCGACCCGCGTCGGGCTCCGGAGCGCATTTACCGCACCGGGGATCGGGCACGATGGATTCCTGGGCGGGGCTACCAGTTTCTGGGGCGTGCCGATGAGCAAGTCGAGATCAATGGGCAGCGCGTGGAGCTGGCCGAAGTGGAAGCTGTACTAGCCAGCGTGAACGGCGTGCGGCACTGCGCCGTGGCACCACTGAATCGCAGTGGGCAGGCCACTGTGTTGGTTGCTGCGGTGGTAGGGGATTGGCCCATGGACGCTTCAGATCTGACCGCTATCCGGCACCAGTTGCAAGCTGCTTTACCCGCCGCGGCGATCCCCCGGCGCATCCATCCAGTGCGAGCGCTGCCCACCACCACCTCCGGCAAGATCGACCGGGAGGCCATCGCCGGATACGGACTGCAGCCGCCGACCGCTGGTGCGAAGGAGGATACCGCAGCTCCCGAGGCGACCGAACCCGTGGAGGTCTCTAGCGCAGGTAACGCAACTACAAGCGGTAAAAACGACCCGCTTGCACCGCTCGACCCTGCCCACCTCCTGCTGCATCGCACGGTGTGTGATGTTCTCCATCTACCGCCGCAGCAGACTGATCCTGATCAGGACTTCATCAGTTTGGGAGGGGAGAGTATTGCTGCTCTTCATGTGGCCTCTCGCGCACGTCAGCAGGGGCTGCTGTTGCAGCCGAAGGACCTAATGGGCGGCATTGCGTTAGCGCAGATCCCATTAGACTTCCGTCCTCCGCAGAATCCGCAGGCTCCCCAGGTTTCGCAGGCTGCGCGCCCGACCTTCCTTAGTTCTGGTGAAGACCTGGGCAAGGGGGGTAATTCGAGATCCAATAATGGGGACAATCAATGGCTGGATTGGGGTGTATTGCCGTGGAGTCCGGTGGCGCGCACGCAGATTGCAGCTGCGCCCACCGTGCATGCGATGCGTCGCCACGTGATGTACCGGTGGCTAGATATGCCACCCGGGTGCGGCCAAGCCGATGTGCTACGCGCGGTGGAGGTGCTTCAGCGCCGGCATGCGAGCCTGCGGATGTTGCTGGACTGGGACAACGTAGTGCAGCTGATCCCGCGTGTGCCACTGGCTAACGCCGAGGAGATTGTGGTGGAGCTTGCGCCGGACGGCCCAGATCCGGTGGAGCAGCTGGCCGCCGGCATAGCCCCCGATGGTGGAGTGATGTGGCAGGTCGGACTGTGCAGGGAAGGCGCGCTGGTGATGGTGCACCACCTGGCGATCGATGCGCTGTCCTGGCCGAACCTGCAGCGCGAGTGGAATGCTGTATTAATTGACGCCAACGTGAAGCTTCCCGCGCTCACCGGCCTCCTGCGCGCCCACGGGATGCAGCGTGCCGTGGAGCACCAGGCCGTGCAGAACGTGCCACCGGGATCGGCGGAGCTGTCGGTCTTGCCGGAGTTGCCGGAGAAACTGCTATGCCCACGGGGGCAGGCCACGATGATGTGGCGAAATATTGCGATGCCGGACGCTGCGGCGATGAGTTCCGAGCTGGCGCAGCGTTTTCGAACAGACCGACAGGTCGTGGTGGTGTCATTGTTAGCGCAAGCGCTACAGGCCGTAGGTTTGACCGAGCTTCAGCTGGTGGTGGAAGGGCACGGCCGCGATGGCGGCACCGGTGCCACTCGTTCTGGTGACTATGGCAGCACCGGTAGCGCGGTGGATTGCATGGAGCTGATCGGTTGGTTCACTACGGAGGAGCGTTGGGCTTTCTCTGCGAGGGCTGACGGTGCCTCCGTTCATTCATCCGCCAATTCTCCGAGGTTTATGGCAGCGTGGGTTCGCGCTGGGCGCGAGGCCGAGTCGCAGGCTCAGCCGTGGGATCCAGCTTCGTGCCCTCCAAACCGTCGTGTGGTGATTAATGTTCTGGATGCACAGCCGGAGGAGAGCTTCGGCGTGTTGGAATCCGACGACCGGCGGATGACGGAGGCTCTGACGATAAATGTCTTCCTCACCTCGGACGGCGCAGACGTGGAATACGTGGCGGACCTGGCAGCACTCAGGGATGCATCCCCGACCGTGCTGGAGAAACTGCACGAACAGCTACAGCGTGCGGCGCGGGACCTGCTGGTCGCGGATCGGTTGGTACTGCGCCAAGCACTGCCTAGCGACTACCGGGCATTCGATACACAGCCGACGAACCCTCGGCTAGGCCACAGCTCAACCAACCAGCCCACACCGACCCTCAGCGTTGCTCATCTACGCTCCCTGGAAGCCGCCCACGGTCCCCTGGAAGACATTGTCCCGGCTACTGCCTCCCAGCAGGGGCTGCTGTTCCACGGATTGGCCGGAACCGACCGCTACGTCATTGCCGCCGCCGTGGACCTTACTGGTGTGGCCTCCCCAGAGCTTATCCACCAGTCGATGCGGGCAATTCTGCGCCGCCACGCAGCACTGCGCGCCGTGTTCGATTGCAGCGACCTCCCGCTGATGCTGATTCCGGAGCGGCTCGATCTGCCCTGGACAATCCACGACTGCAGAGACTTCTCACCGGCTGCAGCTCATGCGTTCGTGGAACAGCTACGGGAGTTGCGCGGCCACCGCGCCGTGGACCTGGAATCCGGCCCGCTAGTCACCGCAGACCTGGTGCTGTTGCCAGAGAGTAACCGACTAGAAACCAACCGCCCTGCCACACTTGTGCTGGGCAGCCATCACATCCTCACCGATGGCTGGTCCACCGCCGTGATGCTGCAGGATTTGCAGCGACTGCTAAGCGGCGAGGATCTGGACCCCGCACCCTCCTTCGCGGAATTTGCTCGAAGCCTGTGCCAACGCAGCGTCGAACAACTGGAGCGGGAACACCGCGCCTGGCAACAGATTTTCACCGGCACCGATCAGCCCCATGAGGCCAGCCGCACAGGCGAGCACGGAGGTGTGATTGCGGGCTTGCGGCCGGTGGCGTCAAGTAAAAAGAGCACAACAGAAGCCCCAGAGGTGCCGCACGTACTGCACCGCGACACAGATGGGCGGGTGGCAACCGCCGCGGCGAGCCTAGGAACCACACCCAGTGTACTGGTACAAACCGCATGGTTGCTCACGCTGGCTGCGATGCATGGTGGGCGCCGAGTGACTACGGGGGTGACTCTTTCCGGCCGGTCCGCGGAGCAGCCGCGAATGGCTAGTGCGGTGGGCATGTTCATCACCACACTCCCGTTGCACGTACAACTCGAACCGGGGCACACGCTGCGCCATACCGTGCGACAGGTGGCAGATACCATGGCGCTGATCAGCGAGAACCAGACCACGCCGCTACAGGAGATCGAGACCCTGGTGGGAAGTGCACCGTTGTTCGACACCGCGGTGGTGTACGACCATCACGCACACTTCGGTGCACCGAGCGGTCCACACACAGTGGAGACCTCCGAGTCGTGCCTGCGCATCCAGGGGCTGCGCACCAGCGGTCGCACGCATTACCCGCTGACTGTCGTGTGCCCGCCCGGGGACGTTTTGGAAATTACGCTGGTGCACCGTCCGGATGTGGTGGAACGCATTCTTCCTGACGCCGCCGCGAGGTGGTTCGGCACATTCCTCAATGCACTGTGCGACGCCGCCACCGGTAGGGATCTCCGGTTGGTGGAGTTGCTTCCGGAGCGCGGCGAGTTTGAGGAGCCAGCGGACGGGCAAATAGAAGTAGATGGGCACAGCGAAGTAGAGGAAGCGGATACGTGCAATACCGGTAACCGGGAGCTTTCTGAGGACAACCCCGTATGCGCCCAGGTGCAGGCCGCCATGGAGAGCTTGCTAGGCAACCCGATCGGCCCCGAAGAGAACTTCTTCACCTCCGGTGGTGACTCCCTGCTGGCCATGCGTTTGATGGGTGTGCTGCGCAAGCAGGGCATGCAGTTGAAGATCCAGGACATTGTGGATGCTGGTACTCCGGCAGCCATCGCGGAACGGCTGGGGCAGGGCACTGGTGGAGCTATGAAGGCTAAGCAGCCGCCGAAGCCGCAGCAATCCCAGCGCTTACAGACTGCCGAGCATTCGCAACGCCGCCCGGTGTGGTGCCTCCATCCGATCGGCGGACATGGCTTGGCCTTCGCCCCGCTGGCCAGCCTTCTGGCGGACACTGAGTTCGACACCCGCCTGATCGAACTACCGTCCCCGCTACCCCAGGTGGGAACACTGGCCGAGCTAGCGGAGCTCTACACCGAACAGATCCTGGCCGAGCAACAAGAAGGACCCTTCACGTTGGTGGGCTACTCCTTCGGTGGCGTGGTGGCTGAAAACATCGCTGCCGCGTTGCAGCGCCGGGGCTATGAGGTGCGGTTCTTAGGAATTCTTGACGCCTACCCCAGCGGCAGCAGCCCCAGCTCCGGTACGCATTCCTGGCCGCCGGGCACGCCCGATGGCAGGACAGCCTTTGGTGACTACGACGTTCGGGCAATTGCGCGTGCCGATGGGATGTCACACGAATTGGGCACTGTGGGCGTCGATATAGAAAGCAACATCCGTTTCTGCATGCAGATGCTGCACACAGCAGCACCCACCAGCTACGAAGGCCGGGTCGAGCTAGTGGTGGCAACGCAAAACAACAGTGATGTGGCACACGGGCAGTGGGATCCGGCTGCTGCGTGGAGGCGCCGTCCGGGGGCGTATCCGGTGCGGGTGAGCGAGCTTGAACTTACGCACGCGCAGCTGGTGAAAGCCGATGGCTGGAAGAACGTTTTCCAGCAATGGGCACCGCGGCTGCTGAACAAGAGTTCGGCTGACCGGCCAGCACCCGAGGCGACAGGCATCGACCCTGCGCATGCCGCCCCACCGCATGCCGACCCTGCGCACTGA